A single Augochlora pura isolate Apur16 chromosome 2, APUR_v2.2.1, whole genome shotgun sequence DNA region contains:
- the Mi gene encoding cyclin E-interacting protein minus yields MDCCYFKKNGSLETETELPNICSPEMFNSDDEGDTNSNETIEHEATASPAKPSQADLVTKSDSNLLARINKLLNGIPPPPKHTICRTDCSELLLRIYENSHLFWTTDVLPKKQSLPQVNKDFPEQQKENISTNSSIQLNKSTSRNLSIAFDECDPQFQNNISNNLDTKDVINNTCHDNFRIEQVVPSNKTNTVCTKKNTTKILSTENLQVASTESNSQESSATSPQELLFYHTVDEKEASSLTWPDAYLHKFHGIHYNRNKATEDFESLSMKLCGRYIGAETQSTCTVWFSKQAPGSAKKRNLLAKRDNGQSPGKRLSHLTRRRRTFSSANLQGLALNNKKLLVLNIKKPTIKKGKSPRGKSPRGKSPRGTPKSSTKKKVARRLVLDEPSSLKARVETSKRALFQSPPSDRAGPSKLFSNGANAQSIKRVLFSSGSKENNVEVIHKIEESRKRKNEEELEGSRFKRPKSLSFDCSHEIHNNSTVTWERHSTSNLIEKTKASSNDGKSELSDAHRKKLLWAVAEALRSEGIGMTHPQFKQYATNLAKTIKKYMPDLENRNIPRKPGSTSDRMLKLAKHHVVFIIEAGSAE; encoded by the exons ATGGATTGCtgttattttaagaaaaatggaagTCTTGAGACAGAAACCGAACTTCCAAACATATGTAGTCCAGAAATGTTCAATAGTGACGACGAAGGTGATACAAATAGCAATGAAACTATAGAACATGAAGCAACAGCTAGTCCTGCAAAGCCTTCTCAAGCTGATTTAGTAACTAAATCTGATAGTAATTTATTAGCcagaatcaataaactgttAAATGGGATACCTCCACCACCTAAACATACAATTTGTAGAACCGACTGTTCGGAACTTTTACTGCGTATTTACGAAAATTCTCACCTATTTTGGACAACGGATGTTTTACCGAAAAAACAATCGCTACCCCAAGTAAACAAAGATTTCCCAGAACAACAAAAAGAGAACATTAGTACAAATAGTTCTATACAACTTAATAAAAGCACATCTAGGAATTTATCTATTGCTTTTGATGAATGTGATCCacagtttcaaaataatattagtaataatttagataCGAAAGATGTTATAAATAACACTTGTCacgataattttagaatagaACAAGTAGTTCCTAGTAATAAGACAAACACAGTGTGTACTAAGAAAAACACAACAAAGATTTTGAGCACCGAGAATCTACAGGTAGCTTCAACTGAAAGTAATTCACAAGAATCATCTGCTACCTCCCCACAAGAATTACTTTTCTATCATACCGTTGATGAAAAAGAAGCTAGCAGTTTGACATGGCCTGATGCCTATCTTCATAAATTTCATGGAATTCA ctACAACAGAAACAAAGCAACGGAGGATTTTGAAAGTCTTTCAATGAAGCTATGTGGGAGATACATAGGAGCTGAAACTCAATCCACTTGTACTGTGTGGTTTTCTAAACAAGCTCCAGGAAGTGCCAAGAAACGAAATCTTTTAGCTAAACGTGATAACGGCCAAAGCCCTGGGAAGAGACTAAGTCATTTGACGCGAAGACGAAGGACATTTTCTAGTGCGAATTTACAGGGATTAGCgctcaataataaaaaactgctagtgttaaatattaa gAAACCTACTATTAAGAAGGGTAAAAGTCCAAGGGGAAAGAGCCCGCGAGGTAAAAGTCCAAGAGGAACTCCGAAGAGTTcaacaaagaaaaaagttgctCGAAGACTTGTTTTAGATGAACCTAGTTCTTTGAAAGCAAGAGTAGAAACATCAAAACGGGCCTTATTTCAAAGTCCCCCTTCGGATAGAGCTGGGCCAAGCAAGTTATTCTCAAATGGAGCAAATGCTCAAAGCATTAAACGTGTACTATTCAGTAGTGGgtcaaaagaaaataatgttgaagTAATTCATAAGATAGAAGAATcaaggaagagaaaaaacgaagaagaattGGAAGGTTCGCGATTCAAGCGCCCGAAGAGTTTATCGTTTGATTGCTCTCacgaaattcataataattctaCAGTTACATGGGAAAGACATTCAACTAGCAATCTAATTGAAAAAACCAAGGCATCTTCAAATGACGGAAAATCGGAACTTAGTGACGCTCACAGAAAG aaattactaTGGGCAGTTGCAGAGGCTTTAAGAAGTGAAGGAATTGGTATGACTCATCCGCAATTTAAGCAATATGCTACGAACCTAGCAAAGactatcaaaaaatatatgcCTGAtcttgaaaatagaaatattcccCGCAAGCCGGGGAGTACAAGTGATCGCATGTTAAAACTAGCAAAACATCATGTTGTATTTATAATCGAGGCGGGATCAGCCGAATGA